Proteins from a single region of Lujinxingia litoralis:
- a CDS encoding serine/threonine protein kinase, whose product MERENRQLGEYRLLAHIARGGQSAVFLAARGGPHGFFRPVVIKGIPDRNLGERRFEALFYKEASVSSRFSHPHVVTVHDAKQVGDEHFMVMDYVAGQTVADLAQRAFSRGDGLSLDEALLIVADACEGLGYAHDFVDIDQQRYSIVHCDISPQNLMVTYQGLTRVFDFGIAQVVGETSVSSGEPVGGKFAYMSPEQCRGEAVDGRSDIFSLGVIAYELVTARRLFRRDSVEEVKEALLNEAIAAPGETSEWVPDAIDPILMKALERDPEARYQRASEFGRAIRAYLGEKGVAIDVLREGLGAKVARLFSEERQAVAQALRDAREQMSDQAVKPAQPSSAEIVSYRAQLVASQEALQEAQTRQEELLASHQRSAELARELSEEVRVMRRRQSWLVAALCVLSLLAAGIAMVSFSESGLSPTASAQAAQE is encoded by the coding sequence GTGGAACGCGAGAACCGACAACTTGGGGAGTACCGTCTTCTGGCACATATTGCCCGAGGCGGGCAATCGGCGGTCTTTCTGGCGGCGCGTGGCGGGCCGCATGGCTTCTTTCGCCCGGTGGTCATCAAGGGGATTCCCGACCGCAACCTTGGCGAACGTCGCTTTGAGGCGCTCTTTTATAAAGAGGCCAGCGTTTCCTCGCGTTTTTCTCATCCCCATGTGGTGACGGTGCACGATGCCAAGCAGGTGGGCGATGAGCACTTCATGGTCATGGATTATGTGGCGGGGCAGACGGTTGCCGATCTGGCGCAGCGCGCGTTCTCGCGTGGCGACGGGTTGAGTCTGGATGAGGCGCTGCTGATTGTGGCCGATGCCTGCGAGGGGCTGGGTTATGCGCATGATTTTGTCGACATCGACCAGCAGCGCTACTCGATCGTGCATTGTGATATCAGCCCTCAGAACCTGATGGTGACCTATCAGGGGTTAACCCGGGTTTTTGACTTCGGCATCGCCCAGGTGGTCGGTGAGACGAGTGTTTCGAGCGGCGAGCCGGTGGGCGGGAAGTTTGCCTACATGAGTCCGGAGCAGTGTCGTGGGGAGGCGGTTGACGGGCGCTCCGATATCTTCAGCCTGGGTGTGATTGCCTACGAGTTGGTGACGGCTCGACGGCTCTTTCGCCGGGACTCGGTTGAAGAGGTCAAGGAGGCGTTGCTCAACGAAGCGATTGCGGCGCCCGGGGAGACCTCGGAGTGGGTTCCCGATGCGATCGATCCGATTCTCATGAAGGCGCTGGAGCGGGACCCGGAGGCGCGTTACCAGCGCGCGAGCGAATTTGGTCGGGCGATTCGGGCGTATCTGGGGGAGAAGGGCGTGGCGATCGACGTGCTGCGCGAAGGTCTGGGGGCCAAGGTCGCGCGTCTTTTTTCGGAAGAGCGCCAGGCGGTCGCGCAGGCACTGCGTGACGCCCGTGAGCAGATGAGCGACCAGGCGGTGAAGCCCGCGCAACCCTCGTCGGCAGAGATCGTCAGCTACCGGGCACAGCTTGTTGCCAGCCAGGAGGCGCTTCAGGAGGCGCAGACACGTCAGGAAGAGTTGCTGGCGAGCCATCAGCGCTCGGCGGAACTGGCGAGAGAACTCTCTGAGGAGGTGCGTGTCATGCGTCGGCGTCAGAGCTGGTTGGTCGCGGCGCTCTGTGTGCTCTCGTTGCTGGCAGCCGGCATCGCGATGGTCTCATTTAGCGAGTCGGGGCTCTCGCCGACGGCCTCGGCGCAGGCTGCTCAGGAGTAG
- a CDS encoding PfkB family carbohydrate kinase: protein MSLLVVGSVAFDSVETPFGKAEEAIGGSAMFFSTSASYFTKVQLVAVIGEDFPQEEVDFLCSRDIDCEGLHRVSGKTFRWEGKYGFDLNEAITLDTQLNVFGDFHPELPQSYRDAEIVFLANIDPDLQMEVLEQVKNPRLVVADTMNFWIDGKLDALERVLSRVDMLVINEGEARKLAGEANMVKAARAIQAKGPKHLVIKRGEYGALLFSGDDVFFAPAYPLESVFDPTGAGDTFAGGLLGYLASCETIDTAALRQATVVGCVMASFCVEDFSLNALRKLEPGAIAERFKLFEKLVNFGPLQSLD, encoded by the coding sequence ATGAGTCTTTTGGTTGTAGGGTCGGTGGCGTTTGATTCGGTAGAGACGCCTTTTGGTAAGGCAGAAGAGGCCATCGGCGGTTCGGCGATGTTCTTCTCCACCTCCGCGAGCTATTTCACCAAAGTGCAGCTGGTCGCCGTCATCGGTGAAGACTTCCCCCAGGAGGAAGTCGATTTTCTCTGCTCCCGCGACATTGATTGCGAGGGGCTGCATCGGGTCTCCGGTAAGACCTTCCGCTGGGAAGGAAAGTACGGCTTCGATCTCAACGAAGCCATCACGCTTGATACCCAGCTCAACGTATTCGGAGATTTTCATCCCGAGCTCCCTCAGAGCTATCGAGACGCCGAGATCGTGTTTTTGGCCAACATCGATCCCGACCTCCAGATGGAGGTGCTGGAGCAGGTGAAGAATCCTCGCCTGGTCGTTGCCGACACGATGAATTTCTGGATCGACGGTAAGCTCGATGCCCTGGAGCGGGTGTTGAGCCGCGTGGATATGCTGGTCATCAACGAGGGCGAAGCTCGCAAGCTGGCGGGTGAGGCCAATATGGTCAAAGCCGCCCGGGCGATTCAGGCCAAGGGGCCGAAGCATCTGGTGATTAAGCGCGGCGAATACGGAGCGTTGCTCTTTAGCGGGGACGACGTCTTCTTTGCGCCGGCCTATCCCCTGGAGTCGGTGTTTGATCCGACCGGCGCGGGCGATACCTTTGCCGGCGGTCTGCTGGGGTATCTGGCCAGCTGCGAGACCATCGACACCGCGGCACTGCGCCAGGCCACGGTGGTGGGTTGCGTGATGGCGAGTTTCTGTGTCGAGGACTTTAGCCTCAACGCGTTGCGCAAGTTGGAGCCCGGGGCGATTGCCGAGCGCTTTAAGCTCTTTGAAAAGCTCGTGAACTTTGGGCCCTTGCAGAGTCTGGACTGA
- the rlmN gene encoding 23S rRNA (adenine(2503)-C(2))-methyltransferase RlmN has translation MRRERSPSIDQALEALSQGADELGPLDLKNFNRTELKRLFSEGFGEKAFRAKQVYQWLYLHMAEDFEAMTNLSRGLREKLSAQARVSALEYHGSHRAHDGTTKLTFKCDDGAVIETVYIPSEGRNTLCISSQVGCAMGCTFCYTAKMGLKRNLSTAEIVEQVVQARRRMGEVNGHIGNIVFMGMGEPLHNVDNVIRAIHILTDEEGLNFSRRKVTVSTSGLVPAIKRLGEETDVQLAISLNATTDETRGQIMPVNDRWDLETLIGALKEFPLSNRERITFEYVMIRDFNDTLEDAQRIIELTREIPSKINLIPFNPHPRTPFQTPPEERIDAFQKYLVDRNVGVYRRRTRGRDEMAACGQLGKPGEKEPPHVRKRLEKFRNESSTNA, from the coding sequence ATGCGACGCGAACGCTCCCCGAGCATCGACCAGGCGCTCGAAGCGCTAAGCCAGGGGGCCGATGAACTCGGCCCGCTTGATCTGAAGAACTTCAACCGCACCGAACTCAAGCGCCTCTTTAGCGAGGGATTCGGCGAGAAGGCGTTCCGCGCCAAACAGGTCTATCAGTGGCTGTATCTGCATATGGCCGAAGATTTTGAGGCGATGACCAACCTCTCCCGGGGGCTGCGCGAGAAGCTCTCGGCACAGGCCCGGGTATCGGCGCTGGAGTATCATGGGTCGCATCGCGCCCACGATGGTACGACCAAGCTGACCTTTAAGTGCGATGACGGCGCGGTCATTGAGACCGTGTATATCCCCTCGGAGGGGCGCAACACCCTGTGCATTTCCAGCCAGGTGGGCTGCGCGATGGGGTGTACCTTCTGCTACACGGCAAAAATGGGGCTTAAGCGCAACTTGAGCACCGCCGAGATTGTGGAGCAGGTTGTGCAGGCGCGTCGACGCATGGGCGAGGTCAACGGCCACATCGGTAATATCGTGTTCATGGGCATGGGAGAGCCCCTGCACAATGTCGATAATGTGATCCGGGCGATTCACATCCTTACCGATGAGGAGGGTCTGAATTTCTCCCGTCGCAAGGTCACGGTGTCGACCTCCGGGCTTGTGCCGGCGATTAAGCGTCTGGGAGAGGAGACCGATGTGCAGTTGGCGATCAGTCTCAACGCCACCACCGATGAGACGCGCGGGCAGATCATGCCGGTGAACGACCGCTGGGATCTGGAGACGTTGATCGGCGCGCTAAAAGAGTTTCCGCTTTCCAATCGCGAGCGCATCACTTTTGAGTACGTGATGATTCGCGACTTCAACGATACGCTGGAGGATGCGCAGCGCATCATTGAACTCACGCGGGAGATTCCCTCCAAGATCAACCTGATCCCCTTTAATCCTCACCCTCGCACCCCCTTTCAGACGCCGCCCGAAGAACGCATCGACGCCTTCCAGAAATATCTGGTCGATCGCAACGTCGGCGTGTACCGTCGGCGCACTCGGGGTCGCGATGAGATGGCCGCCTGTGGCCAGCTTGGAAAGCCCGGGGAGAAGGAGCCGCCCCACGTACGCAAGCGGCTGGAGAAGTTTCGAAACGAGAGCTCGACCAACGCCTGA
- the ndk gene encoding nucleoside-diphosphate kinase, protein MAIERTLSIIKPDGVEKNVIGKIIARFEEEGLTPVGIRMMHLAQHEAEGFYAVHKERPFFGELVEFMTRGPVVVMALEGEDAVAKNREIMGATNPAEAAENTLRKLYASSIGENTVHGSDSAENAAIEIKYFFSDVQLFSRG, encoded by the coding sequence ATGGCGATTGAACGTACCCTGAGCATCATCAAGCCCGACGGCGTTGAAAAGAACGTGATTGGCAAGATCATTGCCCGCTTCGAAGAAGAAGGCCTTACCCCGGTCGGGATCCGTATGATGCACCTGGCCCAGCACGAAGCCGAGGGCTTCTACGCTGTGCACAAAGAGCGTCCTTTCTTCGGTGAGCTCGTCGAGTTCATGACCCGCGGACCGGTGGTCGTGATGGCGCTCGAAGGTGAAGATGCCGTGGCCAAGAACCGCGAGATCATGGGCGCCACCAACCCGGCCGAAGCTGCCGAAAACACCCTGCGTAAGCTCTACGCGTCGAGCATCGGTGAGAACACCGTTCACGGCTCCGACTCGGCGGAGAACGCGGCGATTGAAATCAAGTACTTCTTCAGCGACGTGCAGCTCTTCTCGCGCGGCTGA
- the sucD gene encoding succinate--CoA ligase subunit alpha, whose translation MSVMVDESTRLIVQGITGSVGSFHTEQMIDYGTNIVGGVTPGKSGQKVHGVPVFDTVAEAVAETKCNASVIYVPPPFAADAIMEAADAGVELIVAITEGVPVQDMITVVRYLKDKDVRLLGPNCPGVISPGKCKIGIMPGHIHMPGKVGVVSRSGTLTYEAVGQLSALGIGQSTCIGIGGDPINGMNFIDALELFENDPDTEAVVMIGEIGGTAEEEAAAWVKANMTKPVAGFIAGASAPPGKRMGHAGAIISGGKGTAEEKFKAMEEAGIAVSRSPAEIGETLKKALG comes from the coding sequence ATGAGTGTAATGGTAGACGAGTCCACCCGGCTGATCGTGCAAGGGATCACCGGCTCGGTCGGCAGTTTTCATACCGAGCAGATGATCGATTACGGCACCAACATCGTCGGCGGTGTGACCCCCGGTAAGAGCGGGCAGAAGGTTCACGGTGTGCCGGTGTTTGATACGGTGGCCGAGGCTGTGGCGGAAACCAAGTGCAACGCCAGCGTGATCTACGTGCCCCCGCCTTTCGCGGCCGACGCGATCATGGAAGCTGCCGACGCCGGTGTGGAGCTCATTGTAGCGATCACCGAAGGCGTGCCGGTTCAGGATATGATCACGGTGGTGCGTTACCTTAAAGACAAGGACGTGCGCCTGCTGGGGCCGAACTGCCCCGGTGTCATCAGCCCCGGGAAGTGCAAGATCGGCATCATGCCGGGCCACATTCACATGCCCGGTAAAGTCGGTGTGGTCAGCCGCTCCGGAACGCTGACCTATGAGGCCGTCGGTCAGCTCAGCGCGCTGGGCATTGGCCAGAGCACGTGCATCGGTATCGGTGGCGATCCGATCAACGGCATGAACTTCATCGACGCTCTGGAGCTCTTTGAGAACGACCCCGATACCGAAGCGGTGGTCATGATCGGGGAGATCGGCGGAACGGCTGAAGAAGAAGCCGCGGCGTGGGTGAAGGCGAACATGACCAAGCCCGTGGCGGGCTTCATCGCCGGTGCTTCGGCCCCTCCCGGAAAGCGCATGGGACACGCCGGTGCGATCATCTCCGGTGGTAAGGGCACTGCCGAAGAGAAGTTCAAGGCGATGGAAGAGGCCGGCATTGCCGTGTCGCGCTCCCCGGCGGAAATCGGTGAGACCCTCAAAAAAGCGCTGGGCTAA
- the sucC gene encoding ADP-forming succinate--CoA ligase subunit beta, which translates to MNIHEYQAKQIFREYGVTVPEGTPAFSVDEAVAAAEGLGGDLWVVKAQIHAGGRGKAGGVKLARSIDEVREIAEELLGSTLVTHQTGPEGQVVRRLYVESGVDIARELYLGMVVDRARDGVVLMASTEGGVDIEDVAENTPEKIHKVFIDSLTGMADFQGRQVAFALGLEGKAVFKAVKFMKALYKLFVEKDASIVEINPLVVTGSGDLIALDAKVNFDDNALYRHPAVEQLRDVSEEDPAELEAKKHGLSYVSLDGNIGCMVNGAGLAMGTMDIIKHYGGEPANFLDVGGGATKETVAEAFKIITQDEAVKAIFINIFGGIMKCDVIADGVVNAVQEVGLSVPLVVRLAGTNVELGKKILDESPFDIVSADSMADGARKAIELTEG; encoded by the coding sequence ATGAACATCCATGAGTATCAGGCCAAGCAGATCTTTCGCGAATACGGGGTTACGGTCCCCGAAGGGACCCCGGCGTTTAGCGTCGACGAGGCGGTGGCTGCGGCCGAAGGCCTTGGCGGTGACCTCTGGGTGGTGAAGGCCCAGATTCACGCCGGCGGTCGCGGGAAGGCCGGGGGCGTCAAGCTGGCCCGGAGCATCGATGAGGTGCGTGAGATCGCCGAGGAGCTGCTCGGCTCCACGCTGGTGACCCATCAGACCGGTCCGGAAGGTCAGGTGGTGCGCCGTCTCTATGTGGAGAGTGGCGTAGACATCGCCCGTGAACTCTACCTGGGCATGGTCGTGGATCGTGCGCGCGACGGCGTGGTGTTGATGGCATCGACCGAGGGTGGGGTCGACATCGAAGACGTCGCCGAGAACACCCCGGAGAAGATCCACAAGGTCTTCATCGATTCGCTCACCGGCATGGCCGATTTCCAGGGCCGTCAGGTTGCGTTTGCGCTGGGCCTGGAAGGCAAGGCGGTGTTCAAGGCCGTCAAGTTCATGAAGGCGCTCTACAAGCTCTTTGTGGAAAAGGACGCCTCCATCGTCGAGATCAACCCGCTGGTGGTGACCGGTTCCGGTGACTTGATTGCGCTCGATGCCAAGGTCAACTTCGACGACAACGCCCTCTACCGCCATCCGGCCGTGGAGCAGCTGCGTGACGTCTCCGAGGAAGACCCCGCGGAGCTGGAGGCCAAGAAGCACGGGCTGAGCTACGTGAGTCTGGACGGCAATATCGGTTGCATGGTCAACGGCGCGGGTCTGGCCATGGGCACGATGGACATCATCAAGCACTACGGCGGCGAGCCGGCCAACTTCCTGGATGTTGGGGGCGGAGCTACCAAAGAGACGGTGGCCGAGGCCTTCAAGATCATTACTCAGGATGAGGCGGTGAAGGCCATCTTCATCAACATCTTTGGTGGCATCATGAAGTGCGATGTGATCGCCGATGGTGTGGTCAACGCGGTTCAAGAGGTCGGCCTGAGCGTGCCGCTGGTGGTTCGCCTGGCGGGCACCAATGTGGAGCTCGGTAAAAAGATTCTCGACGAGAGTCCTTTCGACATCGTGAGTGCCGACAGCATGGCTGACGGGGCGCGCAAGGCCATCGAACTGACCGAAGGCTGA
- the aspS gene encoding aspartate--tRNA ligase, whose product MSTFLDQHKRTHMCGELNETHIGNTVTLVGWVASHRDLGGMVFVDLRDRAGICQLRFDPDLDAETLTRAGQLRSEWCVGVIGEVVSRGENVNQDRSTGAVEVVIHTLEVFSEAQTPPFAIRDDCDANENLRLEYRYLDLRRPMLQRSLLTRSKVNSLTRNYLTSQGFGEFETPVLTRSTPEGARDYLVPSRVHPGKFFALPQSPQIFKQLLMVSGFDRYFQIVKCFRDEDLRADRQPEFTQIDMELSFVTADDVMKVCEGLLKTIFEGTLDIEVQLPFERMAYADAMRRFGVDNPDLRFGMEICNVSELVKESAFKVFSATVQAGNTVRGLCLEGGAERFSRKDINGFEDTVKVYGAKGLAWVKVGAGEWSGSIAKFFDDEARQAIESAMGASPGDLLVFVADRESVVNPALGNLRKQLGKEMGLADPATFRFCWITEFPMFEADEEEGRLYAMHHPFTSPLPEDFDKLHTEPLSVRAQAYDLVLNGNEIGGGSIRIHRQDVQHKVFELLGLSEEEAQEKFGFLLKALTYGTPPHGGIAFGVDRLVMLLTGAASLRDVIAFPKTTRAADLMSEAPSVVDGTQLDELSLKVTRTTTEDAVS is encoded by the coding sequence GTGAGTACCTTCCTCGATCAGCACAAGCGCACCCATATGTGTGGCGAGCTCAATGAGACCCACATTGGCAACACTGTCACCCTGGTGGGCTGGGTCGCCAGCCACCGTGACCTGGGCGGGATGGTCTTTGTGGACCTTCGCGACCGCGCGGGCATCTGCCAGCTGCGCTTTGATCCTGATCTGGACGCCGAGACCCTGACCCGCGCCGGCCAGCTGCGCTCGGAGTGGTGCGTGGGCGTCATCGGGGAGGTCGTCAGCCGCGGAGAGAACGTTAATCAGGATCGCTCCACCGGCGCCGTCGAAGTGGTCATCCACACCCTGGAAGTCTTCTCCGAAGCCCAGACGCCTCCTTTTGCAATCCGGGACGATTGCGACGCCAACGAGAACCTGCGCCTGGAGTACCGCTATTTGGACCTGCGCCGGCCGATGCTCCAGCGCTCGCTCTTGACCCGCAGCAAGGTCAACTCCCTGACCCGCAACTACCTCACCAGCCAGGGCTTTGGCGAATTTGAGACCCCTGTCCTTACCCGCTCCACCCCCGAAGGCGCCCGCGACTACCTGGTGCCCAGCCGCGTGCACCCGGGTAAGTTCTTTGCGCTGCCGCAGTCCCCGCAGATCTTTAAGCAGCTTTTGATGGTCTCGGGCTTTGACCGCTACTTCCAGATCGTCAAGTGCTTCCGCGACGAAGATCTGCGCGCCGACCGCCAGCCCGAGTTCACCCAGATCGATATGGAGCTCTCCTTTGTGACCGCCGATGACGTCATGAAGGTCTGCGAAGGGCTGCTCAAAACGATCTTCGAGGGCACGCTCGACATCGAGGTTCAGCTGCCCTTTGAACGCATGGCCTACGCCGATGCCATGCGTCGCTTTGGCGTCGACAACCCCGATCTCCGCTTCGGCATGGAGATCTGCAATGTGAGCGAGCTCGTCAAAGAGAGCGCGTTCAAGGTCTTTAGCGCCACGGTCCAGGCCGGCAACACGGTGCGCGGGCTCTGCCTTGAAGGAGGCGCCGAACGCTTCAGCCGCAAAGACATCAACGGCTTTGAAGATACCGTCAAAGTCTACGGCGCCAAGGGACTGGCCTGGGTCAAGGTCGGCGCCGGCGAGTGGAGCGGCTCCATCGCCAAGTTCTTCGATGACGAAGCCCGCCAGGCGATCGAAAGCGCGATGGGCGCCAGCCCGGGAGACCTGCTGGTGTTCGTGGCTGACCGCGAGTCGGTGGTCAACCCGGCGCTGGGCAACCTCCGCAAGCAGCTGGGCAAAGAGATGGGCCTGGCCGACCCGGCGACCTTCCGCTTCTGCTGGATCACCGAGTTTCCGATGTTCGAGGCCGATGAAGAGGAAGGACGCCTCTACGCCATGCACCACCCCTTCACCAGCCCTCTTCCCGAAGACTTCGACAAGCTCCACACCGAGCCCCTCTCAGTGCGCGCCCAGGCCTATGACCTGGTGCTCAACGGAAACGAGATTGGCGGCGGCTCGATTCGAATCCACCGCCAGGACGTGCAGCATAAGGTCTTCGAACTCCTGGGACTCTCCGAGGAGGAAGCCCAGGAGAAGTTCGGCTTCCTACTCAAAGCCCTGACCTACGGCACGCCTCCCCACGGCGGCATCGCCTTTGGTGTCGACCGCCTGGTGATGCTGCTGACCGGCGCGGCCAGCCTGCGCGACGTCATCGCCTTCCCCAAGACCACCCGCGCTGCCGACCTGATGTCGGAAGCCCCCAGTGTGGTCGATGGCACCCAGCTCGACGAGCTCAGCCTCAAGGTCACTCGGACCACGACCGAAGATGCCGTCAGCTGA
- a CDS encoding ABC transporter substrate-binding protein: MVALLAIISIAQSYQANKKIIEVNRALGDLNRSTEQILSQLESGVAVAGNAGGTAGASNDRYAAAINDPNNLLSPATDQLIAPNAVPGGTLKRLISSDPKGFNWLTENSADVSELQTYVHNGFARQDFNNPDNFVSDLAYMVTVNEDNTEYTVKLREGVYWHVPKVDFSDPRYEWLREPRELTAEDATFYYEMAMSPQVEAGSIKSYVEDIEKVETLDRYTFKVTWKRPVYHSRTTTLLAYPLPRWLFSRDRDGQEIAQESIPVEFNTHWSVDYPIGTGPYLFDSFKPSSQVVLTRNRDYWGAKPPIERIEFHIIKDPEQGFARLLSGQLDFLPKIAEPRYRSEIMNGGPKSPFKTGELEYEVIDAFAYYYIGWNSDKPMFADRKVRLAMTHAFNRQSIIDNVINGLGELQTGPFYYDHPANDPSIEPIPFDLDRAAALLDEAGWVDTDGDGIRQKTINGENVDFRFTLTSYNRPTVRSWVSIFREDLRKIGIEMRGDFVEWPLMQRRMDDKQFDAFTGGWGLTWFNDPFQIWHSSQADIPKGSNRVGFRNAEADEIIETLRVTFDTEERMTLLRRFHQIVHEEQPYSFFYAPKESVAWNPRVKNVVFQKIRPQTYSLPWYIDESAE; this comes from the coding sequence ATGGTGGCGCTCTTGGCCATCATCAGCATCGCGCAGTCGTATCAGGCCAACAAAAAGATCATCGAAGTCAACCGCGCGTTGGGCGACCTGAACCGCTCCACCGAGCAGATTCTCTCCCAACTGGAATCTGGCGTGGCCGTGGCAGGAAACGCCGGCGGCACCGCGGGCGCCTCCAACGACCGCTACGCGGCGGCGATCAACGATCCGAACAACCTGCTCAGCCCGGCCACCGACCAGCTTATCGCCCCCAACGCGGTCCCCGGCGGCACGCTCAAGCGTCTGATCTCCAGCGATCCCAAGGGCTTCAACTGGCTCACCGAGAACTCGGCCGACGTCTCCGAACTTCAAACCTACGTCCACAACGGGTTCGCCCGTCAGGACTTTAACAACCCGGACAACTTCGTCTCCGACCTGGCCTACATGGTCACGGTCAACGAGGATAACACCGAGTACACCGTCAAGCTCCGCGAAGGGGTCTACTGGCACGTGCCCAAGGTCGACTTCAGCGACCCGCGTTACGAGTGGCTCCGCGAGCCTCGGGAACTCACCGCCGAAGACGCCACCTTCTATTACGAAATGGCGATGAGCCCGCAGGTCGAAGCCGGCTCCATCAAGAGCTACGTCGAAGATATCGAGAAGGTCGAGACCCTGGACCGCTACACCTTCAAGGTGACCTGGAAGCGTCCGGTCTACCACTCGCGGACCACCACGCTCTTGGCCTACCCGCTGCCGCGCTGGCTCTTCTCCCGTGACCGTGACGGCCAGGAGATCGCCCAGGAAAGCATCCCGGTGGAATTCAACACCCACTGGTCGGTGGACTACCCCATCGGCACCGGTCCCTACCTCTTCGACAGCTTCAAGCCTAGCAGCCAGGTCGTGCTCACCCGCAACCGGGACTACTGGGGTGCGAAGCCGCCGATTGAGCGCATCGAATTCCACATCATCAAAGATCCGGAGCAGGGCTTCGCCCGTCTGCTCAGTGGCCAGCTCGACTTCCTTCCCAAGATTGCCGAGCCCCGCTACCGCAGCGAGATCATGAACGGCGGCCCCAAGAGCCCCTTTAAAACCGGCGAATTGGAGTACGAAGTCATCGACGCCTTCGCCTACTACTACATCGGCTGGAACTCCGATAAGCCGATGTTCGCGGACCGCAAAGTGCGTCTGGCGATGACCCATGCGTTCAACCGCCAGAGCATCATCGACAACGTGATCAACGGTCTGGGCGAGCTGCAAACCGGCCCCTTCTATTACGACCACCCGGCCAACGACCCGAGTATTGAGCCCATCCCCTTCGATCTGGATCGCGCCGCCGCGCTCCTGGATGAAGCCGGCTGGGTGGATACCGACGGCGACGGCATTCGCCAGAAGACCATCAATGGCGAAAACGTGGACTTCCGCTTTACGCTGACCTCGTACAACCGCCCCACCGTTCGCAGCTGGGTGAGCATCTTCCGCGAAGACCTGCGTAAGATCGGCATTGAGATGCGTGGCGACTTTGTGGAATGGCCGCTGATGCAGCGCCGCATGGACGACAAGCAGTTTGACGCCTTCACCGGTGGCTGGGGCCTGACCTGGTTCAACGACCCCTTCCAGATCTGGCACTCCAGCCAGGCCGACATCCCCAAAGGCTCCAACCGCGTGGGCTTCCGCAACGCCGAGGCCGACGAGATCATCGAGACGCTGCGGGTGACCTTCGATACCGAAGAGCGCATGACCCTGCTGCGCCGCTTCCACCAGATTGTGCACGAAGAGCAGCCCTACTCCTTCTTCTACGCGCCTAAGGAGTCGGTGGCCTGGAACCCGCGCGTCAAAAACGTGGTCTTCCAGAAGATTCGCCCGCAGACCTACTCGCTGCCCTGGTACATCGACGAATCGGCCGAGTAA